The Eubacterium maltosivorans genome includes the window CCTGTGTGCTCTTCCCACCGGGCAGTTATGGTGCTGCTACTGGCAGCTACGCCTCCAATTCCTTTGTCCAGGGCTTTCTGGACGGCTACCAGACAATGGACACCATCGCGGCGCTTAACTTCGGCATTATTATTGCTTTAAACATAAGGGCCTTCGGCATCGGTGAGGACAGGCTGGTCGTACGTGAAACCATTAAGGCCGGTTGGATTGCCGGCGGGCTTCTGCTGGCTGTCTATGCGGCGCTGACCCATGTAGGCGCTTTATCTGGCGGCAGCTTTGGCGCTACCGCCAACGGCGCGCAGACATTGACTCAGATTGTCATGCATCTTTTTGGCCCGGCCGGGCTCATCATTCTGGCTTTGATCTTTCTCATTGCCTGTCTGAACACCTGCGTGGGGCTGATCAGCTGCTGCAGCGAATATTTCAGCGGTCTTTTTCCGCGGTTCTCTTATAAAAAGTGGGCGGTCTTTTTTGCCTTTATCAGTATGGTTATCTCAAATGCGGGGTTGAACAAAATTCTGGAGGTATCCATTCCAGTGCTCAACTGCCTTTATCCGGTGGCCATTGTGCTCATTCTGCTAGCTTTTCTGCAAAAATGGGTCGGTGGCTTTTCCTGGGTCTACCCTACGGCCATCCTGTTTACCGGCGTGGTCAGCATTATCTATGCTCTGGATCTGAAAAGCCTGGTCATACCCTGGCTGACCAGCCTGACGTCCAAAATTCCTCTTTACAGTCTTGGCCTGGGCTGGCTGATTCCCGCGGCCATCGGCATTGCCCTGGGAATTCTGCTGTCCCTTGTCTTTAAAAAGAAAAGCCCTCAGGACAATGGCTGAACAACTCATCTTTTTTCAGAAAACCGCGCGTATCTTTTCTGCCAGATATCCGGCGCCGCCCCGGCCCTCAATATCCACTGCCGCAGCGACTACCAGCAGTGGATTCTCGGCTGCCGGGTCTGTATAAAACATGGCGCACAGAGCCGTATCCTGATTTTTCGCGGCATCCGCTGAACCTTTCTGTAACGCTGTACCTGTTTTTCCCGCGAGGGCTCTTCCCTTTGAGCTTTTTTCTGCCTGCGCGAGGCTTTTTCTGATGTTGTCGGCCTTTTCCTGGGAAATCACATTCTTTTTCCAGTACTTCACCATCGGGTTGGCATCATATTTGATATAGGGTTGAACCATATTACCGTCATTCACAAGGGCAGAGTAAATTAACGCCAGATGCAGGGGACTGGCGGCCATGCCCGTTGTGCCGTTCCCCGCTGCCGTCAGGTCGCCGTCAATTGTACCGTTTTCTGAAATTTTGGAGACTTCCATAGTAAAATCAAAGGGCAGTGCTTCTCCAAAGCCAAGCTTTTTGAGCTGTTCGACGTACTCCTCGCCGGTTTTCACGCCTGCCTCAAGTGTTGCTGGCTGGATAAGCTCACCCGGCGCATAGACTTTCACAAACCGGTTAAGAAGCGGATTGTCCGGATCGCTGTTCAGGCTGTCCTTTTCAGCATGACTCATGCCAAGAATAAAAGCATTGGGATTATAGGACGGTGTGCTGACCAAGGCCAGCACCGCGCCGTTTTTCGGATCAATGGCGGCCGCGGCGCTTTTATCCCTGGCAAGCTGATCGTAAAGGGCTGTCTGAAGCCCGGTATCGATGGTCGTCTGGACATCAAATCCCTTTACTGGTGAGCTTTCACACAGAACCCGGCTTGTCTTAATCCCGTCACTGCTGGTATCGTTGACGGTGATGGCGCCTCCGTCCTTTCCTCTCAGCTGACGGTCAAAAATCTTTTCAAGCCCGCTTTTGCCTACAATGCTCGTATCCCGGTAGTCTCCTTCACCCTTACGCGCTTCCAACTCCTCAGCCGTGATCGCGCCGATATAACCTGTCAGATGCGCAGCTTTTTCCCCATAGGGATAGCTGCGCACCGCTGCTTCTCCAATCATTACACCCGGCACCTGCAGAAGCGCCGCCTCCAGCCCCGCGTCGATTTCTGGCAGTGTTTTTACCGGAACATAAATTTCCTCTGTCACCCAGGAAGCGGACAGCGCATCCTCAATATCTTCTGTGGTAATCCCCAGAATTCCGGCCACTGCCGCCAGATCTGCCGCCCTGGTCTCTGCGTTTATTTTTCCAGGGACAAAGCCTACCGAGGGGGCTGTGCCGGGTCCTGCCAGCATATTGCCGTCCTTATCCAGAATACTTCCCCGCTCTGCTGCCGTTGTGGTAACGCTTACTTTGGTGGTCTCGCTAAGCCCCGGCAAAATGACCGCTGAATTCCAGACAAGCCGGTACTCTCCGAAGAAGGTGTCCTTCCTCAGCCTCACATTGCCTGGGTTGGCAAGCACCCCGGCCACAGTTTCCATCTTCAGGTTATAATAAGCCTGCTGCTGTTTTGAATCAATTTTTTCAACACTCATGACCTCCAGCTTCAAATCCCTGGCTTCAATGCCCTCATAGATATTTTTATTCCGCGTGATAAAATCCTCCCGGCTGATGAGCTTTTTAGAATCATCACTGATGAGCAGATACATTTTGACGTAATCCCGCTCTTCTACTGCCTTGAAGTACCGTTCCAGAGCACGCTCCGGCGTGTTGACTGAACGATAGGCCGCAAGGGCCAGCGCTGCGACGATGACCACCAGCGCCGCTATACCGACAGCCATCTTGATTTTTTTACCGTCTGCTTTCATGGTTTCACCTCCACTTCTTTAAGCTTATTATATGATGATTATACTTTGACGTAAAGAAGTTTTAAGCGGGGATATTAAAAAAGATGCTCCTTACTGAAGCATCTTAAGTAATACCATGCGAACATCTCATAGCTGCGGCTGTTCCCATAATTTTTCAATCTCTGTATGTCCCCTTGATGGTGACCTGATCTAAAACATGGCCTTCCATCTGGCGGTACAGCTCGTTGTAATAAAAGCCGTTTTCCAATTCCAGCAGCGTATTCAGGGCATACACATGGATTTCGTAGATATGCGGCGCGTTCGGCGGCGCCATACCTCCGTAAAAGGACGACAACGCTCTGCTCTGTCTGCCTCCCTGGATACTCATGCAGCTGTTCGCACCTTGGACAAAATCCGTGGCAGTCTGGCTCTCATTTTCCAGAAGCTCATTACGCGTAATGTTTGCCGCCGTCCAGTGAATCCATGAAAAGCCGCCTGTGACAGGGAAAGCGTCCTTATCCTCCAGAACCAGCGCAAAGGATTTTGTGCCTTCTGGTGCGTCCTCAATTTTCAGCGGTAAGGAATATGTCGGCATACCGTTTTCGTTAAACTGGCTGCCGCGTTTTCCGTATTTGTCCTCAATAATGCCGTTGACAATTCCAGTGCTTGTTACAATCATTTTTCTGCCTCCCGAATTTTTATTTTAATTTTGATTTCTCATAGTTGTAGGGAATACTGCTCCCCACCACCACGTCCTCAATCTTTTCAATGATCAGCCAGTCGTCCATATTGCCCTGATGGTCGAAAGCCAGAGGCTCAATAGCCTCCACCTTTTCAAATTCTACCAGACAGAGACATTTTTTATGCCAGCGTTTTTTCTGTTTTTCGGATAAATTAAGCCTGTCCTGGTTTGACTCAAGGGCTTCATCAATGGCTTCCTCTGAAAGCTTGACATAATTTTTCACACTCTTTACCGCCGCCCTGGCCGAGATGGTTTTGCTGCCTTTTGTCATAAAGTATAGTTTCTCACCCTCAAACACCCGGCTGTGGGGGATCTTCCTGCCGGCCGCGCCCCTCACGACCATGGTCTTTGTGCCATTCATAATCTTTTCCAATACTTTTTCTTTGTCATCGCAATAAACCAAATGTTCCATTACTGCCTCCAGTCTTTATAAAATTGGTATCCATATTTCACTTTTATAATCCTCCGCAAAGCTGTTACCCGCCGAATACCACTCTATTTCCGGGCAGTCTGCATGGTCAAAGGGATACTTGATAACCCACTCCTCATTTAAAAATCTCCAGCCCTTCTGGATAGCGCCCGGCATCGGGCCGACACACTCAAAAACAGCCCAGGCCGCCGGCGGAATCTCAATGGCCTCAAGCCCTCTTCCCGCGGGCCTGTCGGTAACCCCGGCAATATAATAGTCCATTCTCCCATCCTGATAATTTCCAAACACGCCAAAAGTGCCCGAGGGCTTATGGGACTCTGTATAAGAAATGATCTGCGCCAGCCTGCCATTCTGCATGACCTCATTCCAGAAAGCTGGAATTGCCCTGAAATTCTCACCATTTATGCAGCTGATGGAACGCCTGACACCCAAAAGCCGGAAGCCTTCCTTATGCTCGACCCGCCATTTAATATCATTATCCTCGACAAAGTTCATCCGTGGGTACACCTTTAAAACAGCGCTCTCCTTTCTGGCCTCTGTGGGCGTCATGCCGTGAAAGGACTGAAAGGCCCGGGTAAAAGCTGTCGGCGAATCATAGCCGTATTTTACGCTGGCGTCCAGCACCTTAATCTCTGTGCTTTTAAAATCATATCCTGCCAGAGTAAGCTTGCGGCTGCGGATATATTCCGCCAGCGTAATGCTGTTCATGTAGCTGAAAACCCGTTGAAAAAGCGAGTAGGAGCAGCAGGCCAGCTGCTCAATTTTTTTCTGGTCAAGCTCCTCGTGGCCCAGCTGCAGGCTGCTCTCAATATATTCAATAATTTTGTTTAAGCGTTCTGTCCAATCCATCCTTACTTCCTTTCTGTTTTATCATAGCACACTTTCTTAAAGCCTTCCTCTCTTTTTGCGCCGCAAAAAGCGGACTAAAGACTTTATTAAAAAAGGGCGGAAAATCCGCCCTTCAAATTTCATTCGATTTTAATATACCAGCCCGCTTCATATCTGCCTCTAAAAAATCCAGCCACACTGCACATCTCCATACGATCGCCTTAAACCACCTTTAGCATGACCTGCACTGTAAAGTCATTTTTATCATAGTGGATTTCCATCACTCCCTTATTTTTTTCCACAATCCTTTTTACCGATGCGATGCCCATACCCTCGCCCTCGTGCTTTGTGGAATAATACTGCTTATCTCTGAAAATCACTGCTTTCTGATAGGTATTCCGGATGTCCAGTACCAACTGGCGGCCCTCCACATCCGCCTTGATCTGGATCATTCTGGGATTTTTTTCACAGGCGGCACATGCCTCTACAGCATTTTCCACAAGATTTCCAAAGATAATGCACAAATCCGTATCCGGTATATCGAGCGACTCCCGCACGTTGGCTTTTACTGTCACCTCGATTCCTTCTGCCCTGGCCACAGTGTAATAGTGCATTAGTATCGCGTTAACCACCGGATTCTGGCAAAAGGAGATATCCTCACCGGCCAAATATTCCGGAGCCAGGGCCTTCATGTAATGCTGCAGCCCCTCCATATCCTTATTGTCCAGAAAGCTGTCGATGGACAGCAGATGATGCCGCCAATCATGCCGGAGCCTGGCGTTATTTTCCACATTTTCAATCATCCGCTGATACTGGTCCTCCTGCATCCGCAGCTGAGATGAAATAAGCTTTGTCTGCTGTGCAGCCGTTATTCCCCTGTAGGTCTGAATCAGCATCAGGAGGGTCACCAGAAAAAAAGTGTAGGTAGTAACAGCCCAGAGAACCGTAAATGTAATATCCACGCCATTGGTTGGCACATGGGCTTTCCAGTAATCTCCGACAATCTTTACAAAGAAAATCATATAAATCAACGCCGGGATCACCCAGATATACTTCCAAAAGCTGAAATCACCCTCAAACTCAACCACCTGTTTATACAGCCGGACCATCAAAATCCAAAGCAGCGGAAAGCACACAACGAGCACGCCGATCACCACAAGGGCATACACCATCGAAAACGGCAGATTCAGACTCAGGGAATTGACAATCACCTTGGCAATGGCGACAATATTGACATACAGGTTTAAAACCATCAAAACAATGAACAATATCTCAAAAAAACTGCCCTTAATAGCGATGTGGAAAATAACCACCGCTGTGATAATCCACAGCACAATCCCAAAGCTGCTGTACTCTACTAAAAACTTTCCGGAAGTTAAAAACAAAACAATGACCACGACCGTAATGGCTGTCAATAGCCCGGCTAAAACCGCTGTCACAAGATTATTGTAACGAAACCGGCTTTTGAAGGGTGTAAACAGGCAGTAGGCGAAGACAATACAACAGACGACAACCCGGAGCGTTGTGCTTATAATATCAATGAGCATACGTTCCCTCTCTTTTCCAAAATCTGATTTTTATCGTCCTCTCATCTATCTCCATTATAATACATTTTTTTCTTCTTTTGTAGCAGCATTTCTGTTTTTAATGCATTTTTCGATGACAGTCTCTGATTTCTCCTCTGGACCTCCGGCAAAAACAGCCTGTTCGCCTGTTCGCTGTATTATAGCCATACCCGGCAGACAGCGGCAGATTCCATGAGGCATGGCAGGATCTGGACGATTATTTTAGCCTGCTTTCAACTTTGCTTAATTCTGACGCGGCATATAAAAAACCGCCGGCCACAGATGCGCCGGCGGTAAATAATCCTGTCTATTCTCTATTCAGTTCATTCTGCGCTTTTTTCAAAGCGTCCAGCATTTCTATAATCTTTCCCTTTCGGCTCGGCGCGTTCAGAATACCGCTGGTGCCACCGCTTCCATGGGCGCCTTCCATGACTACTCGGTAAACATCATCGCCGGTGCTGACTCCGGCAGCCTGAACGATCAGAATTGTATCGTCAATGGACTTCACCGCGTCATTTGTCGCCTTAATATAATCCTCGCTGCTCGTGCTGCCTGTCCCGATCAGGCTGGTCGGTTCACAGATCATCATATCTGGTTTCAGCTGTGCGACAGCTTTTGATTCCTCCGGAGAATCGGCGCACACAATGGTGGCGATCTCAAGCTCATCGGCGCGCTTGATGATTTTGTCAAGCTGCGCGGTGGTTACAGGGTGCTCCGCATGGTTTAAAACAACGGCCTGAGCGCCGGCGGCCTTAAGCCCTTCGGGTAAAATGTGGCCCATCCCCCGGCCCGGCACAATGCCGTCCATGTGCTGGGCGGTCACGACGATATGCTCTGTGGCGTCGGCGACTTTCTGAATATCCACATGCTGGGCGGTAAAGAGAATATCCAGATCGTATTCTTCAGAGAGCTGATCGCAGACCCTCGCCAGCTCCACAGATTCTTCTCCATAAATGTAAGCCTTGGGATTGACGATTAAAAAAGGCGCGCGTATTTTTCTTTTCATTTCTATTCCCCCATCACCACAATTTTGCACTGGCGTACCCGCGGGCGGGCACGGTCAAAATCCGCAAAATAGATATAGCCTGTTTTTCCAACGCCCAGCGCTCCGTCATCCACGTCGAACACCTCGCTTGCGCCGATCAAAGTGGCTTTAATGTGAGCGTCACAGTTCCAGATTGCGGTCCGGTCACCGCCCGGAAGGTAGGACTCGATGTTCGGCCATTTTTCAACCTCCTCAAAATGCTTTTCTCCGGGATAGCGGTACTGCTCCCAGCTTACCTGATTTGGAATAATTTTTTCCAGAACATCGTTGAGATCAGCCTGAAGATACTCATCTCCATCCTCAGTATAATCGTGCACAAATTCTTCAAAGAAGACCGCACAGGTAGTGTGGGGTGAAATTACAGTGCAAGTGCCGTTTTTAATGCCGCTTTTAGCAATGGCTTCGCGGACCTGCGGTGTAATATTGATATAGGTTGGGGTATTTCCATGAGATTCTACGCTAATTTGTTCTTTATATACAGTCATTTTCATCCTCCAGATTGGTCTGTCAGTCAATTGGTTTAGTCTCAAAGACAGAATAGTAGTGCTCCAGGCAGTCCTGCATGCCCTTCTTTGATAATGCCTTCACATCAAGGTAGGTTTTCGGCGGTGCTTCTTCCAGTGATTTCATGGCCGCAGCCAGCAGATCCGAGAAAATATTGATCTTGGAAATACCATTTACCGCACATTTGTTGAGGTTTTCGTCCCCTGAGGAAGAACCTCCGTGCAGCACCAACGGTGTGTCGATGGCCCCGGCGATTTCCTTCAAGCGGTCAAAATTGATTTCCGGAATGCCCTTGTACATACCGTGGGCTGTCCCGATGGAGATGGCCAGAGAATCGACACCAGTTTCCTCCACAAAACGTCTGGCTTCCTTCACAGTGGTGTACTGCGAATCGGACTCATCGTGATTTTCGTAATTCTCACCAGCGCCCACATGGCCGATCTCCGCCTCAACCACCGCGCCCCGCGCGTGGGCATAGGCGATAATTTCCTTTGTTCTGCGGACATTTTCCTCAAAGGATTCCATAGACGCATCGATCATTACTGAGGTGAAGCCCATATCCACTGCCTTTTTAATGATCTCGGGATCGGTCCCATGATCCAGGTGCAGCGCAACCGGCACCTTTGCCGCTGCCGCGTATTTTTTTCCCACAAGCGCTGCATCTTCAAGGGTTATATTTTCCCCGATATGCGCCTCTGCCAGCGGCAGAATCAACGGTACATTCAGCTTTTCCGCTGTCTCCACATGCCAGCGCAGAGATTCCAGATCAATAAAATTCGGAGCTGGTATAGCGTATCCGCCTTCCCGCGCTTTTTCAAACATTTCTTTTGATGTGACTAACATTGCATCCTCCTGCTGTTATAAATTTTTCAGGTTTTGCACCCGCTCTGCCATCGCGTCATCCTGGAATACATAGCTGCCGGCAATCAGTACGTCAGCCCCAGCCTCGACCAGTTTCTGACCATTGCTGCCATTTACACCGCCGTCCACACTTATGGGGACGCGGCTTTCTGTTTTTACCATGATTTCCTGAGCCTCCCGCAGCTTTTCATAGATACATGGGTTCAGCGGCTGCCCGCCATAGCCTGGCTCCGCGCTCATCATAATCAGCCAGTCAATACAGGGCAAAAGATAGGCAAGCCGCTCTGTGCCGTAGGTTGGCCCAATTCCGATACCGGCTTTTATCCCCCTTTTCCGGATCTCCTGGATCAGATGCAGTGGGTTGGAGCAGGCATCCAGCTGAAAGGTCACGATATCTGCTCCACAGTCCGCAAAGATTGGAAAAAAAGTTTCCGGGTGGCAGACCTCAAAATGTACAGATATGGGCAGCCCACTAATCTTTTTTAAATCCCTGATCAGCTGGGGGCCATAGGTCATGTTCTCCACATACACGCCGTCCATGATGTCGACGTGTATGTAGTCAATGCCGGCCGCCTCAGCCTTGATGATCTGTTCTCCAATCCTTGTCTGGTCACAGGCCAGGATTGAAGCTGATACTAATGCCATAGTATCCTCCTTTTTCTGTCAATTATCTTATTTGTGTGTGGTGACTGCGTGCATCCAGTCTTTAGCCAGAGCGTAAAATTCCTTATATTTTTCATAATAGAACATATAAGCGTCATGGCGCTGCTGGTCTGGCTCTACGGTATAATCAACCGTTGTCATGGACTCGGCGGCAGTCTGGATATCTGGATAAACGCCGCCAGCAACAGCGCCGAGAATCGCTGAGCCAAGGCATGGGCCTTCTGTTACCTTTGTAACAATGATCGGAACATTGCAGACATCCGCATGGGTCTGGAGCCAGAACCGGCTCTTGACCGCGCCGCCGGAAACCACAATGCCGTCCGGTGAAAAGCCTGCCTGACGGAAGGAATCAATGATGGTTTCCGTACCGTAGCAAATGCTCTCAATGACCGCGCGGTACATATGCGCTGGCGTGTGTCCCAAAGACAGTCCGTAAAACATACCGCGGACATCCGGATCAACATGTGGCGTGCGGTTCCCCTGGAAGAAATCTAACGCGATGATGCCATCTGCGCCAATGGGCAGAGCTTCCGCCTCACGGTTCAGAATATCATAAACGCTGCACCCTTCCTCTGCTGCTTGTACTTTCAGGTTGCCGCAGAGCTGCTCCTTAAGCCAGTTGACAATGGAACCGGTCGAGGTCTGTCCCCCTTCGACCATCTGAAGTCCCTTGACGATGGCGTCAGGATAGGAGCCCCAGACACCCTTGCTGTGGATGGCTTCCTTCACCTGGGCAATGTGCAGGTGCGACGAGCCTGTGATGAGCGTAAGCTTTCCAGGCTGAACCGCATTGAGGCCGATGACACCGACGAAGGCATCCGCACCGCCTTCTCCCACCGGAATGCCAGCCACCAGACCAAGCTCCTCGGCTGCGGCTGCAGTCAGCCCGCCGACCAGCTCTCCCATTGCCAGAACACGCGGCGGCAGCTTTTCCACCAGATCTTCCAGCCCAATCGTGTTGTAAAAGTCAACAGGATAGCCGCCCTCCTCCGAATTGTAGTACCAACGGCTGGAGGCACAGTTGATACTGGCGGTATACTCGCCTGTTAAACGGTAGGTGAGCCAGTCTGTACATTCATAGAAGCGCGTAGCCTTGTGGTACAGCTTCGGCTCGTTTTCCTTCAGCCAGAGAGCTTTTGCCGGCAGACACTCAGCCGAAACCATGCCGTATCCATTATATTTCAGCGCATCATGACCGGTTTCGTACATGCGCTTTGCCTGCTCTGAAGCACGGATATCCATCCACATAATTGCCGGTCTTAAGGGTACCATATCCTCTCCAGATAAAAGCACCGTACAGCAGGTGGTATCCACACTCATCCCCTTGATACAGGATGGATCAATACCACTTTCCCTGATGGCCCTGCGTGATGCCTTACAGATTGCTGCCCACCATT containing:
- a CDS encoding YbhB/YbcL family Raf kinase inhibitor-like protein, translated to MIVTSTGIVNGIIEDKYGKRGSQFNENGMPTYSLPLKIEDAPEGTKSFALVLEDKDAFPVTGGFSWIHWTAANITRNELLENESQTATDFVQGANSCMSIQGGRQSRALSSFYGGMAPPNAPHIYEIHVYALNTLLELENGFYYNELYRQMEGHVLDQVTIKGTYRD
- a CDS encoding sensor histidine kinase, which translates into the protein MLIDIISTTLRVVVCCIVFAYCLFTPFKSRFRYNNLVTAVLAGLLTAITVVVIVLFLTSGKFLVEYSSFGIVLWIITAVVIFHIAIKGSFFEILFIVLMVLNLYVNIVAIAKVIVNSLSLNLPFSMVYALVVIGVLVVCFPLLWILMVRLYKQVVEFEGDFSFWKYIWVIPALIYMIFFVKIVGDYWKAHVPTNGVDITFTVLWAVTTYTFFLVTLLMLIQTYRGITAAQQTKLISSQLRMQEDQYQRMIENVENNARLRHDWRHHLLSIDSFLDNKDMEGLQHYMKALAPEYLAGEDISFCQNPVVNAILMHYYTVARAEGIEVTVKANVRESLDIPDTDLCIIFGNLVENAVEACAACEKNPRMIQIKADVEGRQLVLDIRNTYQKAVIFRDKQYYSTKHEGEGMGIASVKRIVEKNKGVMEIHYDKNDFTVQVMLKVV
- the brnQ gene encoding branched-chain amino acid transport system II carrier protein gives rise to the protein MQRLSRKNTFLIGITLFSMFFGAGNLIFPPFLGEQAGSLAWLAFAGFAISAIGLPILGVAAVAKSGGLSALAGRVHPVFAAVFTFLIYLSIGPCLAIPRTASTSFEMAVLPFLPEGSGGSLILFLYSIVFFAVALLLALKPDKLTDRLGKKLTPCLLALIFIIFAACVLFPPGSYGAATGSYASNSFVQGFLDGYQTMDTIAALNFGIIIALNIRAFGIGEDRLVVRETIKAGWIAGGLLLAVYAALTHVGALSGGSFGATANGAQTLTQIVMHLFGPAGLIILALIFLIACLNTCVGLISCCSEYFSGLFPRFSYKKWAVFFAFISMVISNAGLNKILEVSIPVLNCLYPVAIVLILLAFLQKWVGGFSWVYPTAILFTGVVSIIYALDLKSLVIPWLTSLTSKIPLYSLGLGWLIPAAIGIALGILLSLVFKKKSPQDNG
- a CDS encoding FGGY-family carbohydrate kinase; the encoded protein is MKQLDCVLGIDMGTGGARVGIFDLKGTPIVFCEEPYPLYTPASGRAEQNPDEWWAAICKASRRAIRESGIDPSCIKGMSVDTTCCTVLLSGEDMVPLRPAIMWMDIRASEQAKRMYETGHDALKYNGYGMVSAECLPAKALWLKENEPKLYHKATRFYECTDWLTYRLTGEYTASINCASSRWYYNSEEGGYPVDFYNTIGLEDLVEKLPPRVLAMGELVGGLTAAAAEELGLVAGIPVGEGGADAFVGVIGLNAVQPGKLTLITGSSHLHIAQVKEAIHSKGVWGSYPDAIVKGLQMVEGGQTSTGSIVNWLKEQLCGNLKVQAAEEGCSVYDILNREAEALPIGADGIIALDFFQGNRTPHVDPDVRGMFYGLSLGHTPAHMYRAVIESICYGTETIIDSFRQAGFSPDGIVVSGGAVKSRFWLQTHADVCNVPIIVTKVTEGPCLGSAILGAVAGGVYPDIQTAAESMTTVDYTVEPDQQRHDAYMFYYEKYKEFYALAKDWMHAVTTHK
- a CDS encoding AraC family transcriptional regulator yields the protein MDWTERLNKIIEYIESSLQLGHEELDQKKIEQLACCSYSLFQRVFSYMNSITLAEYIRSRKLTLAGYDFKSTEIKVLDASVKYGYDSPTAFTRAFQSFHGMTPTEARKESAVLKVYPRMNFVEDNDIKWRVEHKEGFRLLGVRRSISCINGENFRAIPAFWNEVMQNGRLAQIISYTESHKPSGTFGVFGNYQDGRMDYYIAGVTDRPAGRGLEAIEIPPAAWAVFECVGPMPGAIQKGWRFLNEEWVIKYPFDHADCPEIEWYSAGNSFAEDYKSEIWIPIL
- a CDS encoding ribulose-phosphate 3-epimerase; protein product: MALVSASILACDQTRIGEQIIKAEAAGIDYIHVDIMDGVYVENMTYGPQLIRDLKKISGLPISVHFEVCHPETFFPIFADCGADIVTFQLDACSNPLHLIQEIRKRGIKAGIGIGPTYGTERLAYLLPCIDWLIMMSAEPGYGGQPLNPCIYEKLREAQEIMVKTESRVPISVDGGVNGSNGQKLVEAGADVLIAGSYVFQDDAMAERVQNLKNL
- a CDS encoding YjbQ family protein, whose translation is MTVYKEQISVESHGNTPTYINITPQVREAIAKSGIKNGTCTVISPHTTCAVFFEEFVHDYTEDGDEYLQADLNDVLEKIIPNQVSWEQYRYPGEKHFEEVEKWPNIESYLPGGDRTAIWNCDAHIKATLIGASEVFDVDDGALGVGKTGYIYFADFDRARPRVRQCKIVVMGE
- a CDS encoding triose-phosphate isomerase yields the protein MKRKIRAPFLIVNPKAYIYGEESVELARVCDQLSEEYDLDILFTAQHVDIQKVADATEHIVVTAQHMDGIVPGRGMGHILPEGLKAAGAQAVVLNHAEHPVTTAQLDKIIKRADELEIATIVCADSPEESKAVAQLKPDMMICEPTSLIGTGSTSSEDYIKATNDAVKSIDDTILIVQAAGVSTGDDVYRVVMEGAHGSGGTSGILNAPSRKGKIIEMLDALKKAQNELNRE
- a CDS encoding penicillin-binding transpeptidase domain-containing protein produces the protein MKADGKKIKMAVGIAALVVIVAALALAAYRSVNTPERALERYFKAVEERDYVKMYLLISDDSKKLISREDFITRNKNIYEGIEARDLKLEVMSVEKIDSKQQQAYYNLKMETVAGVLANPGNVRLRKDTFFGEYRLVWNSAVILPGLSETTKVSVTTTAAERGSILDKDGNMLAGPGTAPSVGFVPGKINAETRAADLAAVAGILGITTEDIEDALSASWVTEEIYVPVKTLPEIDAGLEAALLQVPGVMIGEAAVRSYPYGEKAAHLTGYIGAITAEELEARKGEGDYRDTSIVGKSGLEKIFDRQLRGKDGGAITVNDTSSDGIKTSRVLCESSPVKGFDVQTTIDTGLQTALYDQLARDKSAAAAIDPKNGAVLALVSTPSYNPNAFILGMSHAEKDSLNSDPDNPLLNRFVKVYAPGELIQPATLEAGVKTGEEYVEQLKKLGFGEALPFDFTMEVSKISENGTIDGDLTAAGNGTTGMAASPLHLALIYSALVNDGNMVQPYIKYDANPMVKYWKKNVISQEKADNIRKSLAQAEKSSKGRALAGKTGTALQKGSADAAKNQDTALCAMFYTDPAAENPLLVVAAAVDIEGRGGAGYLAEKIRAVF
- a CDS encoding class II fructose-bisphosphate aldolase, translating into MLVTSKEMFEKAREGGYAIPAPNFIDLESLRWHVETAEKLNVPLILPLAEAHIGENITLEDAALVGKKYAAAAKVPVALHLDHGTDPEIIKKAVDMGFTSVMIDASMESFEENVRRTKEIIAYAHARGAVVEAEIGHVGAGENYENHDESDSQYTTVKEARRFVEETGVDSLAISIGTAHGMYKGIPEINFDRLKEIAGAIDTPLVLHGGSSSGDENLNKCAVNGISKINIFSDLLAAAMKSLEEAPPKTYLDVKALSKKGMQDCLEHYYSVFETKPID